Proteins encoded together in one Desulfosporosinus meridiei DSM 13257 window:
- a CDS encoding DUF4085 family protein, which yields MKYFTKEWYQTCQKTSFHLSLEEDKQAETFSEEYFHQLYDQKLKEWLSFMEQMPPELIEESMSEAEILSQQVFYATDHEEVENFHNIFMDNQERIQKTLPEAILKIIADIRVFVLDKASSEVIAAVTQYCEDNMRSVKRAIEQYQKHLKNVSNSFQRNILEKHNFHDCKVTGIKRTEDSLLILLDSGGFTEIKEVLFEIYKIIKQDSLLENSWWLYDEIYDVDGRYEWHVLLQDENLELADFIISAENITFSH from the coding sequence TTGAAGTATTTTACTAAAGAGTGGTATCAAACATGTCAAAAGACTAGTTTTCATTTGTCTCTGGAGGAAGATAAACAAGCAGAAACTTTCTCGGAAGAATACTTTCACCAGTTATATGATCAAAAATTAAAGGAATGGTTGTCTTTCATGGAACAAATGCCACCTGAACTTATTGAGGAGAGTATGTCTGAAGCTGAAATATTATCTCAACAAGTCTTCTACGCAACAGATCATGAAGAAGTCGAAAATTTCCACAATATATTCATGGATAATCAAGAACGAATTCAGAAAACATTGCCCGAAGCAATTTTGAAGATAATTGCGGACATTAGAGTCTTTGTGTTAGATAAGGCATCAAGTGAAGTTATAGCTGCTGTTACTCAATATTGTGAGGATAATATGAGGTCGGTTAAAAGGGCTATTGAACAGTATCAAAAGCATCTAAAAAATGTATCTAACTCCTTTCAACGAAACATACTTGAAAAGCATAATTTTCATGATTGTAAAGTCACTGGAATAAAGCGAACCGAAGATTCTTTACTTATCTTATTAGATTCAGGCGGTTTTACAGAGATAAAAGAAGTCCTATTTGAGATTTATAAGATAATAAAACAAGACTCTTTATTAGAAAATTCCTGGTGGCTTTATGATGAAATTTATGATGTTGACGGTAGATATGAATGGCATGTGTTACTTCAGGATGAGAATTTGGAATTAGCTGATTTTATTATTTCTGCCGAAAATATTACTTTTAGCCATTAA